Proteins from a single region of Pseudomonas quebecensis:
- the mscK gene encoding mechanosensitive channel MscK: protein MPILRTFLATALLGLTLCVGSVYAADPPSADAIQQSLDKLPDRKLPDADMKALQAILQQTLTYLSNKQDYEQRLADLKRQLENAPRETADNQRELARLKATKIVPVAQRYATLPVPQLEQLLVQRSTQQGDLQKELADANSLTIAAQTRPERAQTEISSSQTRIQQINTILKTGKDNGKALSGDQRNQLNAELAALNALIPLRRQELAGNSQLQDLGNSQHDLIQEKTARLEQEIQDLQTLINQKRLAQSQQTVTQQSIEAQKAGGSSLLATESAANLKLSDYLLKSTDRLNDLTQKNLQTKQQLDTVTQSDSALDEQINVLKGSLLLSKILYKQKQALPRLTVDRDLADDIANIRLYQFEVNQQRELISSPSAYVDNLLTNQPPDEVTPQLRRTLLELAITRSDLLERLSRELSALLNESITLQLNQKQLLSTATTLRATLDEQMFWIPSNKPLDTEWLETVPAHLSKQVTTLPWASSVSELYDGLIQRPLLFLPLLLLIGALLWRRKALYQRLNKVHLDIGHFKRDSQWHTPQAILINILLAMPVSLGLALCGYALQIDARGQNANLGSALLQLAQAWLVFYTAYRILAPGGVAELHFRWEKPQVEFLQGWVRKLGLVVLALVAVVAIAEHQPAALADDVLGIGVVLTCYALMAWLLGRLLLYSPTHEKASLFRKAVGLLFTALPVALFIAVCFGYYYTALKLSDRLINTLYLLMLWLVIEATFVRGLGVAARRLAYSRALAKRQAAKEAGEGEAVIEEPTLDIEQVNEQSMRLIRLALLGGFIAALYWVWSDLISVFSYLDNVTLYEYTSGTGANISMVPISIGDLLGALIIIGITFALARNLPGLLEVLVLSKLDLAQGSAYATTTLLSYIIAGVGFVSTLSTLGVSWDKLQWLVAALSVGLGFGMQEIFANFISGIMILFERPVRIGDTITIGNLSGTVSKIRIRATTITDFDRKDIIVPNKTFITGQLINWSLTDTITRVTLKLGVDYGSDLDLVKELLLKAARENPRVLKDPEPHVYFLNFGESTLDHELRMHVRDLGDRNPVLDEVNRYINREFKKQHINISFRQMEVYLKNMHGQEYKLVPVEDERKTIAASTPEQDAPEPPAGKVQDAPEPPPSKLD, encoded by the coding sequence ATGCCAATCCTGCGCACTTTTCTCGCCACTGCCCTGCTGGGCCTGACTCTTTGTGTCGGCAGCGTCTACGCCGCCGACCCTCCCAGCGCCGACGCCATCCAGCAATCCCTGGACAAACTGCCCGACCGCAAGCTGCCCGACGCCGACATGAAGGCGTTGCAGGCGATCCTGCAGCAGACGCTGACTTACCTGAGCAACAAGCAGGATTACGAGCAGCGCCTGGCCGACCTCAAGCGCCAGCTGGAAAACGCGCCACGCGAGACCGCCGATAACCAGCGCGAGCTGGCCCGACTCAAGGCCACCAAAATCGTGCCCGTGGCCCAGCGCTACGCCACGTTGCCGGTGCCGCAGCTCGAACAACTGCTGGTGCAGCGCAGCACCCAGCAAGGCGACCTGCAAAAAGAGCTGGCCGACGCCAATAGCCTGACCATCGCCGCCCAGACCCGCCCCGAGCGGGCGCAGACCGAAATCAGCAGCAGCCAGACGCGCATCCAGCAGATCAATACAATCCTCAAGACCGGCAAGGACAATGGCAAAGCCCTCAGTGGCGACCAGCGCAACCAGCTGAACGCTGAACTCGCCGCCTTGAACGCATTGATCCCGTTGCGCCGCCAGGAACTGGCCGGCAACAGCCAATTGCAAGACCTGGGCAACAGCCAGCACGACCTGATCCAGGAAAAAACCGCGCGCCTGGAGCAGGAAATCCAGGACCTGCAAACCCTGATCAACCAGAAGCGCCTGGCCCAATCGCAGCAAACCGTTACCCAGCAGTCCATCGAAGCGCAGAAAGCCGGCGGCAGCAGCCTGCTGGCCACCGAAAGCGCGGCCAACCTGAAGCTCTCGGACTACCTGCTCAAAAGCACCGACCGCCTCAACGACCTGACCCAGAAAAACCTGCAGACCAAGCAGCAGCTGGACACCGTCACCCAGAGCGACTCGGCGCTGGACGAGCAGATCAACGTGCTCAAGGGCAGCCTGCTGCTCTCCAAGATTCTTTATAAGCAAAAACAGGCATTGCCGCGTCTGACGGTGGACCGCGACCTGGCGGACGATATCGCCAACATTCGTCTGTACCAGTTCGAGGTCAACCAGCAGCGCGAGCTGATCAGCTCCCCCAGTGCCTATGTGGACAACCTGCTGACCAATCAGCCACCGGACGAAGTGACCCCGCAACTGCGGCGCACCCTGCTGGAACTGGCGATTACCCGCAGCGACCTGCTCGAACGCCTGAGCCGCGAGTTAAGCGCGCTGCTGAACGAATCCATCACCCTGCAACTGAACCAGAAACAACTGCTCAGCACCGCCACCACCCTGCGCGCCACGCTGGACGAACAGATGTTCTGGATCCCCAGCAACAAGCCGCTGGACACTGAGTGGCTGGAAACCGTGCCGGCGCACCTGAGCAAGCAAGTCACCACCCTGCCCTGGGCCTCCAGCGTCAGCGAATTGTATGACGGCCTGATCCAGCGCCCGCTGCTGTTTCTGCCATTGCTGCTGTTGATCGGCGCGCTGCTGTGGCGCCGCAAGGCCCTGTATCAGCGCCTGAACAAGGTGCACCTGGACATCGGCCACTTCAAGCGCGACAGCCAGTGGCACACGCCGCAGGCCATCCTGATCAACATTCTGCTGGCCATGCCGGTGTCCCTGGGCCTGGCCTTGTGCGGCTACGCGCTGCAGATCGACGCCCGAGGGCAGAACGCCAACCTGGGTTCGGCGCTGCTGCAGCTGGCCCAGGCGTGGCTGGTGTTCTACACCGCTTACCGGATTCTGGCGCCGGGCGGCGTGGCCGAATTGCACTTCCGCTGGGAAAAACCCCAGGTTGAATTCCTCCAAGGCTGGGTGCGCAAGCTCGGGTTGGTGGTGCTGGCACTCGTGGCGGTGGTAGCTATCGCCGAACACCAGCCGGCGGCGCTGGCCGACGATGTGCTGGGCATCGGCGTGGTGCTGACCTGCTACGCGTTGATGGCCTGGCTGCTGGGTCGCCTGCTGCTCTATAGCCCGACCCACGAAAAAGCCTCGCTGTTTCGCAAAGCCGTGGGCCTGTTGTTCACCGCGCTGCCCGTCGCGCTGTTTATCGCGGTGTGCTTCGGCTACTACTACACCGCTCTCAAGCTCAGCGACCGTTTGATCAATACCCTGTACCTGCTGATGCTCTGGCTGGTGATCGAAGCCACCTTTGTGCGCGGCCTCGGTGTCGCGGCGCGGCGCCTGGCTTATTCGCGTGCCCTGGCCAAACGCCAGGCTGCCAAGGAAGCCGGCGAAGGCGAAGCGGTGATCGAAGAACCGACCCTGGACATCGAACAGGTCAACGAACAGTCCATGCGCCTGATCCGCCTGGCCTTGCTCGGCGGCTTCATCGCGGCCCTGTACTGGGTGTGGTCGGACCTGATCTCGGTATTTTCCTACCTGGACAACGTCACCCTGTACGAATACACCAGCGGCACCGGCGCGAATATCAGCATGGTGCCCATCAGCATCGGCGACTTGCTCGGCGCGCTGATCATCATTGGCATCACCTTCGCCCTGGCGCGCAACCTGCCCGGCCTGCTGGAAGTGCTGGTGCTGTCCAAACTGGACCTGGCCCAGGGCAGCGCCTACGCCACCACCACCTTGCTGTCCTACATCATTGCCGGCGTGGGTTTTGTTTCGACCCTGTCCACCCTCGGCGTGAGCTGGGACAAGCTGCAATGGCTGGTGGCCGCGCTGTCGGTGGGCCTGGGCTTCGGCATGCAGGAAATTTTTGCCAACTTTATTTCCGGCATCATGATCCTGTTCGAACGCCCGGTGCGCATCGGCGACACCATCACCATCGGCAACCTGTCGGGCACGGTGAGCAAGATCCGCATCCGCGCCACCACCATCACCGATTTCGACCGCAAGGACATCATTGTCCCGAACAAAACGTTTATCACCGGGCAACTGATCAACTGGTCGCTGACCGACACCATCACCCGCGTCACGCTGAAACTGGGCGTGGACTACGGCTCCGACCTGGACCTGGTGAAGGAACTGCTGCTCAAGGCCGCGAGGGAAAACCCACGGGTTCTGAAAGATCCGGAACCCCATGTGTACTTCCTCAACTTCGGCGAAAGCACTCTGGACCACGAACTGCGCATGCACGTGCGCGACCTGGGCGACCGCAACCCGGTACTGGACGAGGTCAACCGCTATATCAACCGTGAGTTCAAGAAACAGCACATCAACATCTCGTTCCGGCAGATGGAGGTGTACCTCAAGAACATGCACGGCCAGGAATATAAGCTGGTGCCGGTCGAGGACGAGCGCAAGACCATCGCCGCCTCGACGCCGGAGCAGGACGCACCCGAGCCGCCCGCCGGAAAAGTCCAGGATGCACCTGAACCGCCACCGAGCAAACTCGACTAA